Below is a genomic region from Prochlorococcus marinus str. MIT 0918.
AAAAGCTCTTCAATTGAACTAAGCCTCACTTGCATCTGAAGTGCTCTTTCTGCAGATACAAAAGGATCAAAAGCAATCACATTCATGCCCATTGCATTAGCAACCTTTGCAACATGAGAGCCAATTTTGCCAAGCCCCACAACCCCTAAAACTTTCTTATAGAGCTCATTGCCGACAAATTTTTTTCTTTCCCATTCCCCTGATGAAGTACTCAAATGAGCTTGTGGGATATTTCTTGAAAGTGATAACAATAAAGCCAGTGCATGTTCAGCAGCCGCAATGGTATTTCCACCAGGAGAATTAACTACTATTACACCTCGCTTAGTCGCAGTTTGTACATCGACATTATCAACTCCCACTCCAGCACGACCAATAATTCTAAGATTATGAGCTGCCTCAATAACTTCTGCGGTAACCTGAGTGCCTGATCGAATCATTAAAGCTTCATAGTCACCTATGATTGCTTTAAGTTGATCAGGGGAAAGCCCTGTCAATTGATCAACCTGTGATACCTGACTAAGAATGTCGATACCTAACTGATCGATGGGGTCCGAAACTAGAACTTTTGTCATTTAAGGCGAAAGTATGCCTAAATAAACTTTAATGAGCAAAATGTCTCTGATCAGTTTTCTATAAGACAGGTCAGAATTTAAACAATTGGAGGGCTATTTTCGTGGCTATTTGCGTGCTTGTACTAAACAACGAAAAAAAAGCATATGAATTTTGGGAAAAATTACAGGGAGGTGCTACACAAATCACTAATTTTCAAGTTATAGCGCCCAATTCAGAAAAGGAAGAGCAATCATCAGAATTCATAAAAAAACCAAGTACATCTCTTCCTCAAACTGTAAAAATTAAAGATGTGAAATTACTAAACCCGCGTCTTTCTCAAAAAGAACGTCAAAAGAAAATGTCCATTTGGCTAATGCCTTTTGGATTCGTCGCTGGGTTAACTTTCGCGAAAATGACTAATCTAAATACATTTTCAGATCTTGGTCTTGCTAAATCAAGCGAATCTTTATTCGGGGGGCTGTTAGGAATGGCATCTGGATGGATAGGAAGTTTTTTTGCTTCAAGAAGTGTTAATACATTCAATGAAGAACTAAAAAGCCTATTAAAAAGAAATGAACAAGGTTTATGGCTAATTCTATTAGAAACTCCATTTGAGATCGAAATGCCTTGGACTTTAATTAAAGAAATCAACCCTATTGAGATAGTCAATCTAGATCAAATTTGAAACTCTCTAGAAAAAAACTATTCAAAGGCAGAGCTTATCCAATTGAGATAGAACACCTTTTATTACAAGCTGAAAAAGCTTTAAAGACCTGGGAGCCAATTTGGACTTTATTTACCCCTGCCCCAATCAGAGAGCAAACTTTAAAGTTATTAAATGAAGTTGCTGATATTTCATTTATATCAAATGGAGGTTTCCCAAATGCAGAACGGCAAAGAATTCTTTTTCAAAGGAGAGAACAAGAGGAATTAATCCTTGAACAAGAATTACCAATTAGTGGAATAGAGATACAAGGGAATTTTCTTTTCGATAGAACAAATCCCAATGATTTCCTCAATGCTTTAAGAGAAACTAAAGTCAAACCTAATGAGATAGGAGATATTTTTTTAACAGGAGATAGAGGCGCTCAAGCAATTTGTACTCCCTCCGTTTCTAAATCACTAAATAACACCAAAGGAATTATTCGAGATGTAGAAATCGAATACAAGGCATTAAGCCTTGAAGATCTCAGACTCCCCACTCAAAGACTTCCTAAAACAATTAAAACTGTAGAGGCCTCAAAAAGATTAGATGCCATTGCTTCTGCTGGCTTTGGCTTATCTAGAGCAAAAATCATTAAGCAAATTCAAGCTGGCAAGTTACGTTTGAACTGGCATCAAGTCAACAATCCAAGTCGGCAACTTCAGTTAGGAGACAAGATTCAACTTGAAGGCAAAGGTTCCATAGAGATACTTCATCTTGAACTCACAAAAAGAGAACGATGGAGAGTGGAATTACAACGCCAATAAAATCTAAATTCATGAACTGCTATTTTATTAACAAAGGACCTCTAATTAAAGCCATAATATATATGGTTTTTCTTCGGGCGATTAGCTCAGAGGTAGAGCACTACCTTGACACGGTAGGAGTCACTGGTTCGATTCCAGTATCGCCCATATAAAGTGAACAAAACGGAAAAAGCCAAATCAATAATCATTGTAATTGGGTTAGGGACTTCTGGTATTGCAGCAGCAAAGTATCTCAAAGCAATTGGTAATAATGTCGTCTTATTTGAAGAGTCTGAATCAAGCTTATTTCAACAATTAGCTAAAAAATTAAATGCAGAAGGTATAAAAGTAAAACTAGGAATGCCTTTGCAATGGTCGAGTTTTAAATCATATCTAA
It encodes:
- a CDS encoding photosystem II S4 domain protein, which encodes MKLSRKKLFKGRAYPIEIEHLLLQAEKALKTWEPIWTLFTPAPIREQTLKLLNEVADISFISNGGFPNAERQRILFQRREQEELILEQELPISGIEIQGNFLFDRTNPNDFLNALRETKVKPNEIGDIFLTGDRGAQAICTPSVSKSLNNTKGIIRDVEIEYKALSLEDLRLPTQRLPKTIKTVEASKRLDAIASAGFGLSRAKIIKQIQAGKLRLNWHQVNNPSRQLQLGDKIQLEGKGSIEILHLELTKRERWRVELQRQ